A part of Miscanthus floridulus cultivar M001 chromosome 6, ASM1932011v1, whole genome shotgun sequence genomic DNA contains:
- the LOC136456261 gene encoding cytochrome P450 CYP72A616-like, with translation MDGDGAGVLREVSPWSVLGGAAAVLLLWLAAQVLEWAWWVPRRMDRALRAQGLRGTRYRLLWGDLREDQRLIAAAKTTPVSVDRPHDILPRVAPLLHHAIQEHGKLSFTWFGPTPRVVITDPELAREVLTNKCGDFVKSMLSPLSKVLVAGLVVLDGEKWAKHRRILNPAFHAEKLKGMLPAFLACSSELVDRWEKQISASVEPTELDVWPEFQNLSGDVISRAAFGVSYEEGRRIFLLQAEQAERLVQSFRINYIPGFSLLPTENNRRMNAVDREVKTILRGIIEKRQKALKNGEATKDDLLGLLLESNMNYSDSDGKSSKGITVEEVIGECKVFYFAGMETTGVLLTWTMVLLSMHPEWQDRAREEVLQVFGQNKPDFNGVSRLKLVTMVLYEVLRLYPPVVAMNRRTHQPTKLGGVTYPAGVMLTTPVMFLHRDPALWGSDAGEFNPGRFADGVSKACSDPGAFVPFSWGPRVCIGQNFALVEAKLALSMILQRFAFELSPAYVHAPYKVLTLHPQHGVPVRLRRL, from the exons atggACGGAGATGGCGCGGGGGTGCTCCGGGAGGTCTCGCCGTGGAGCGTGCTAGGCGGGGCGGCGGCCGTGCTGCTCCTGTGGTTGGCGGCGCAGGTGCTGGAGTGGGCCTGGTGGGTGCCCCGGCGCATGGACCGTGCCCTAAGGGCGCAGGGCCTGAGGGGCACCCGGTACCGCCTCCTCTGGGGAGACCTCAGGGAGGACCAGCGTCTCATCGCGGCGGCCAAAACTACGCCCGTCTCCGTGGACCGACCACATGACATCCTCCCTCGCGTCGCGCCTCTCCTTCACCACGCCATCCAGGAGCACG GCAAGCTCTCGTTCACATGGTTCGGGCCGACCCCAAGAGTTGTAATCACCGACCCTGAGCTTGCCCGGGAAGTGTTGACAAATAAGTGTGGCGACTTCGTGAAATCGATGCTCTCTCCTCTCTCAAAGGTGCTGGTTGCTGGGCTCGTGGTCCTTGACGGTGAAAAATGGGCCAAACATCGGAGGATTCTTAATCCGGCCTTCCACGCGGAGAAGCTAAAG GGAATGCTGCCAGCATTCTTGGCATGTTCCAGCGAACTGGTTGACAGATGGGAGAAACAGATTTCTGCTTCTGTTGAACCCACCGAGCTGGATGTGTGGCCAGAGTTCCAAAATCTATCAGGAGACGTAATTTCAAGAGCTGCATTCGGTGTTAGCTATGAAGAAGGGAGAAGAATTTTCCTACTTCAGGCCGAGCAAGCTGAACGCCTTGTTCAATCTTTCAGGATAAATTACATCCCTGGCTTCTC TCTCTTGCCGACAGAAAACAACAGGAGGATGAATGCAGTCGATAGGGAGGTCAAGACGATCCTGAGGGGCATAATAGAGAAGAGACAGAAGGCTCTTAAGAATGGTGAAGCAACCAAGGACGACCTGCTGGGATTGCTACTGGAGTCGAACATGAATTACAGTGACTCGGATGGCAAATCCAGCAAGGGGATTACCGTGGAAGAGGTGATCGGCGAGTGCAAGGTGTTCTACTTCGCAGGTATGGAGACTACCGGTGTGCTGCTCACATGGACAATGGTCCTTCTCAGCATGCACCCGGAGTGGCAGGATCGTGCCAGGGAGGAAGTTCTGCAAGTCTTTGGTCAAAACAAGCCGGATTTCAATGGCGTGTCACGCCTAAAACTT GTGACCATGGTGCTGTACGAGGTGCTACGTCTGTACCCTCCGGTGGTGGCCATGAACCGCCGGACACACCAGCCGACGAAGCTGGGAGGCGTCACGTACCCGGCGGGAGTCATGCTCACGACGCCCGTGATGTTCCTCCACCGGGACCCTGCCCTGTGGGGGTCCGACGCCGGCGAGTTCAACCCGGGGAGGTTCGCCGACGGCGTGTCCAAGGCGTGCAGCGACCCGGGCGCCTTCGTCCCCTTCAGCTGGGGGCCGCGCGTCTGCATCGGCCAGAACTTCGCGCTCGTGGAGGCCAAGCTGGCGCTCAGCATGATCCTGCAGCGCTTCGCGTTCGAGCTGTCGCCGGCGTACGTGCACGCGCCCTACAAAGTCCTCACGCTGCACCCGCAGCACGGCGTTCCGGTCAGGCTGCGCAGGCTATGA